DNA from Sulfitobacter albidus:
GTTGCCCCCACCAGCATCAAGGGGCCGCACAAAAGCGCGGCCCGCAGGAGAACAAGTATCCGCCGCACCGGCTATTGTTTGTCGAGGTAGAAATCGCCAGCGCCGATTCCGTTGATACCTTGCTGGCCATTGAAAGTCGTCGAGGCTGCGACCGCGCCCCCTCTGATCGCTTCGGCATTCGTGCCCAGCGTCGGCCCGTTCAGCCCCAGAACGACCTGCGCTGTATCAGTGCCGCCACTTTCGGTGAGCGTTCCTTCGACGGTGAGGCCAACGACCGTTGATGTCACGCTGCCGACAATCGGCGCATTGGTCGTGGCGGCGACTACGGTGCCACTGCCGGCCCCGGTGCTGGTATCGAGTGTGCCGTCAAAGGCGACTGCGGCCCCATCGACCGTGCCCGCGATGTTTGTGACATTGCCGGTGGCGGTCTCGGCATCGTAGTTCACGGTCGCAGCGACGTCGCCCAAAAGCTCTCCGTTTACGTTGGCGTTGGCGTCGCGGGTACTGAGGCGGACCTGCCCTGCGTAGTCAAAAGTGCCGCTTTGCTTGGTCGAGGAAGGCGCAATGCCCTCCACCCGCGCGATATTGGCGTCGAAATCCGATTGCGAGGGCGTGCCGCCGCTGCCGCCCGAACCTGTGCCGCCGCCAGCCGTACCGCCGCCAGCCGTGCCGTTGTTGCCATTGCCCAGACAGGCAGAAAGAGACACGCACAGCAGAACAGTCGCGCTGCCGCGCAGGAATATGGATTTGGTCATCTTTTCCTCCGATGAAACCGGGGCGCGTGTTGAAATGAGCGCCCCGCAAAAGCCCGTGAAAATATGCCCCGGACCGTGGCATGGCCGCAGATTGGCAAGATCCCGCCGATCTGCGAATACCGCGAATGGGGGAGTTAATCGTCCCCCAGCAGCCCCAGACGGCTCGCCTGCAATGTCGCTTCGGCGCGATTGGAAACTTCGAGCTTGCGGTAGATGGATTTGATATGGGTGATGACCGTGCTTTCGGCGATGCCCAGTTCGGGCGCCGCTTCGCCCACGCGAAAGCCCTGCGCGATCAGGCGCAGCACTTCGGTTTCGCGGGGGGTCAGCTTGGCCTCGGGTTCGAAATGCGGCCCGGTGAGTTTGAAATGATGCATGATGCGCCGCGCGATCTGCGGGCTTAGCGCGGGAATGCCAGACATCAGCAGATGGAGCTGGTGCGAAATCACCTGATCGGTATCGCTTTTGAGCAGATAGCCTTCGGCCCCTGCGGCAAGCGCTGACACGATGGCGCTGTCGGCGGCCATCACCGTTGTGACGACGCAGTGGCACTCGGGCTGCACCTGCGCAAGGTGGCGCAACAGCTCGGTGCCGTCACCATCCGGCAGGCTCAGATCGACGAGGGCAAGATCAAAGGTCTCGCGTGCGGTCGCCTCAAGCGCGTCGCGCAGCAGGCCCACGGCGGTCAGTTGCGCGTCGGGAAATTCGCGCGCCACGATAGCGCCAAGCCAATCACGCGCCTGCCGCACGTCTTCGAGCAGCAGAACACGTTTGATCATTGCGCCGCCCGTTCACGTTGCTGTGCGGGCACAAGGGGCAGGGTGACGCTGACCCGTGTGCCGCCCTGCGCGCGCGCCTCGATCCGGGCATGCCCGGCAAGCTGGCTCGCACGCTCGACGATATTGGGCAGACCGTTGCCTTGGCCGCCTGCGACATCGGCGGGCGGACCGATGCCGTCATCCTCGACGACGACACGCAACGCGCTGTCGCTTTGCGTCAGGGCAACGGTGACCTGTGAGGCCTGTGCGTGACGCAGCACGTTCGAGACGGCCTCCCGCAGGATCGAGCGGACGCCGTTGACGACCTCGAAAGAGACGAGGGTGTCGGCGGCGGCAGTCCGGTCCTGCCAGGTGACGTGAAGTCCTTGCGCCTCCACCCGCTCGACCGTTTCGAGCCGCAGATCAACGAGGATACTGTCGAGAGGGTATTCCTCCTGAAAGCCGTCGTTGATGATGGCGCGCAGATCATTGAGGCTGTCGCGCAGCAGATCATCCTTGCGTCCCGCATCGGGCGAATGCAGAGCACTGAGCAGCTGCGCCCCGATGTTGTCGTGGATGTCGCGGCTGATCCGGTCCCGCTCCAGCACGGTGCCGCGCTCATAGGCGGTGCGCCCGTCAGCGGCCAGCCGGTAGGTCTGGATCAGGGTCGACGCGATTTCAAGGTCTTGGGGGGTAAAGAGGCGCCTGCCGCTGAAGGCGTAGCGCAGGCGCATCGGGCGTAAATCGTCCACGCCGGGGATATCAAGGCTCAGCCCGTTTTCGCGCAGGCGCGGATGCTCTGGCACGTCGAGCAGGGCCATGGGCGGGGCGAGCGGTTTGAACACATCCGTCAGCAGCGCCTCCCACCGGTGGGCGCGCAGCGCCTGTGTTGGCGACAGCGCGACTGACACGATCTCACCCATGCGGCCAGTGACCCGCGCGCTGCGCCGTTGCAGCAGCAGTTTCAACAGCAACTGACGCAGCGGGAAGTACAGGAAACCCGCGATCAGCAGCGCGGTCGACAGGGTGACCCACGGCTGGTCCTGGAGGAACCGGATCAGCAGCACGTCGAGCGCAAAGATCATCACCATACCGCTGAGCCACAGCCAGATGTAGTAGGACCAGCGGTCGAGGTTGAAGACCTTGAATCGCAGCACCCCCAGCGCCAGCCCGACATGCATGATGTTGAAAAAGCCAAAGGCCAGCCCCTGAGAGATTAGTCCCCGGTCGGTGAACCCCAGCGTCAGCGGCGCGGATGAGATCATCACGAAGAGCGAACAGGCGGTGAGCGTGACCAGAATGAACCAGCGCAGCCCCGCGCGATTGACCGGATCGCGGCGCGTTTTGACCCACTGCACGACGCCCAGCAGCATAGAAATCGCCAGTTCCGTCAGGATCGCATAGCCGATCAGGTTGTCAGGGCCCGTTTGCGCCACGATCAGCGCGATCGCGGTGCCGAACACGACCAACGGGATCAGATTCCAGATCGGGCGGTAGAGGCTGCGCGGATATTGCGAGAACATTGCCACCAGGCAGATGCCGAACCCGATGGACCCCGTGGCGTTTAGGCTGGAAAGGGTGTAGAAAAGCGTTTCATTCAGGCCGATCTGGCGGGTCGAATAGACCGCCGCCGAGAGCGCTGCCAACGGCAGAAACAGCGTCGTGCCTGCAAAAAACCGCGCGCCCCAATCCTGCGGGCGCAGGCCCAGAACCCAGCCGCCGATCAGTATCGAAAACATCGACACCCAATTCTGAAACCAGAACAGAAACGGAAGATCCGCGAGTGTGCGCGGGCGCGGGGTCAGGGTTTCGGTCCGCTCGGTGCCGTCGGGCAGGGCGTAGCGCAGGGTAACCTCGTCTTGCTCCAGCTGCGCGCGAAAGGCGCCCTGACGGGCGTTGAACCGCTGGATCGCCGCATAGCTGCCGAGCTGGTCGGGCTCTTCATAGCGGTCACTGTCCTCGTAGGACAGATCATTGATCTGCAAGGGGATGGCGCCGCGCGGAAGGTCCAGCTGAGGCTGCTGCAAGGCCACCACAAGAGAGAGCGCGGAGAGCAAGGCACCAAGAGCCGCAAAACAAAACAGCGTTGCGGCTGGTGTCATCCGGTAGGATAAATTTGCCATAAATCGTGCCATCAAAATAGAATGTCCCATGCCAATAGTGGCACAAGGCGCCGGGGGCGCGGCATCCCGTGAAATGAGGGCGCCGCCCGTGCGCTGGTACGATGTTTGCAGCCGATGACGCGCGGGGCAAGTGTTTTGGTTAGGTGCCGCGGGGTTTGGCGCGCAGCGTGGGGTCCGCGGCGCGCGGATCCTCGGGCCAGGGGTGGCGCGGGTAGCGCCCGCGCATGTCACGGCGCACGTCCGCGTAAGAGCTTTCCCAAAATCCCGGCAGATCCATCGTCACCTGTACCGGGCGCTGGGCGGGCGACAACAGCGTGACCTGCACGGGCTGGCCCGCCACCGTGGGGTGGGTCGTGACGCCGAACATCTCTTGCAGGCGCACGGCGATCTGCGGCACCTTCCCGTCGTAGTCGATCGCGATGCGGCGGCCCAGTGGCGTCTCGAAATGCGGTGGCGCCCCGCGATCGAGCCGCTGTTGCTGATCCCAGTCGAGCCGGGCGCGCAGCGCGGGCAGCAGATCAAAGGTTTTCCAGTCGGCGGTGCTGCGCACACCGGTGAGGTGCGGCAGCAGCCAGTCTTCAAGCGTGTCCAGGAGATGGTCCTCGGTGAAGTCGGGGAAATCCCCCTGCATCATCCGCGCCCGGCGCAGGAAGCGCGCGGCCCCCTTGTCGGGGCGCAGGCCCAGCTGGCGCACCCCGTCGAGCATGGCGCGCGCGACCGCCTCATCCGGCGCGTCCGGCCAGTGGCGGTCGTCGAGCACGAGTGCACCAAAGCGCTCCTGCCGCCGCGCTTCGACCTTGCCCAGACGTTTGGACCACGCGCAGACGTCCTGCCAGGCGATCTGATCGGCAAAAGCCGCGCGCAGGGCGGCCTCGGACAGGGGCGTGCCCTGACGGATGCGCGCCTCGCGCGGATCGCCATCGAGGTCCGTGGCCACGATCAGCCGGGCACTGGCCAGCGGGTCGCCTTCGGGCGCGATCGCCCCCTTGCCCCCCGAGAGGATGAACCGGGGCGCGTCACCTTTGCGACGCAGCCCGACGCGGTCGGGATAGGCAAGGGCGGCGAGCGTGCCTGGATCATCGGGGCCTTGGCCCCACGCGCTTTTGCGCAGGCGTTTAGCCTCCTGCCGGATGCGGGCGAGCGCGCCTTGGTTGACCTCGCCGGGCACCCGCTCCCCCGCGACCGCGCGCAGGCGGTGGATCAGGTCCAGCGGCGCGCCGCGCAGGGGATCCCGCTCCGCCAGAATTGCGGCGAGGGTCGCGGCTTGCGGGCCGCCGCGCGCGACCATATGCGCCAGACGCGGGTGCAGCGGTAATCTTGCCAACGCGCGCCCGTGGTCGGTGATAAGCCCGCGCGCATCGAGCGCGCCCAGCATCTGCAACACGCCGCGCGCCTCGGCCAGCCGCCCCGGATGCGGCGGGGTGACAAAGGCCAGCGCGTCCGCCTCCGCTCCCCACAGGGCAAGCTCCAGCGCGAAACCGGTCAGATCGCCGCTTTCGATCTCGGCGGGCGGGTAGGCGGCCAGTGCCCCGTCTTCGCCGCGCGTCCACAGCTTGAACGCGGCACCCGGTGTCATGCGCCCCGCACGGCCCGCGCGTTGGGTCGCCTCGGCGCGGGTGACACGCTCGGTCACCAGCCGCGCCATGCCGGAGGCGGGGTCAAAGAGCGCGCGCCGCGCGCGGCCCGCGTCCACCACGATACGGATGCCTTCGATGGTGAGCGACGTCTCGGCGATGGCCGTGGCCAGCACGACCTTGCGGTCGGCGCTGGGGGCGATGGCGGCGCGCTGGTCCTTGAACGGCATGGCGCCGAACAGGGGTGCGATGCGGATGTCGCCGGGCAGGCGGGAGTTCAGCAGCCCCTCTACGCGGCGGATCTCCCCCTCGCCGGGCAGGAACACCAGTGCGGAGCCTTCTTCCTGTGCCAGCGCGTACTCTATCAGATCGGCAACGGCGCCTTCCAGCCGCACCTTGGGGCCAAGGGGGCGGTCGAGCCAATGCTCGGTCACCGGGAACGCGCGTCCTTCGGAAGTCACCACCGGCGCGCCGATCAATTCCGCCACCGGGGCCGCGTCAAGCGTGGCGGACATCACGATGAGCGTCAGATCGTCCCGCAGCGCCTCCGTAATCTCAAGGCACAGCGCCAGCCCCAGATCCGCGTTGAGCGATCGTTCGTGGAATTCGTCAAAGATCACCGCGCCGATGCCCGACAGCTCCGGGTCGGATTGGATCATGCGGGTCAGGATGCCTTCGGTGACGACTTCGATGCGGGTCTGCTTGCCCACGACGCTTTCGCCGCGCACGCGGTAGCCGACGGTTTCGCCCGCCCGTTCGCCCAGCGTCTGCGCCATGCGCTCGGCGGCGGCGCGCGCGGCAAGGCGGCGCGGCTCAAGCATCAGGATGCGGCCGTTGATGAGCCCCGCGTCGAGCAGGGACAGCGGCACGCGCGTCGTCTTGCCCGCGCCCGGCGGCGCCTGCAGCACCGCGCGCCCGTGGCTGCGCACCGCCTCCAGTAGGGCGGGCAGGGCGTCGTCGATGGGCAGGGCGTGGCGCATGGGCGCTTTATCCGCCCGCGTGCCGCGCGCCGCAAGTCTGGACATTCGCTATGCGGCGTCCGAAACAGGGGGCAGACGAAGGAGAGCCGCGATGGACATCGCCGATATGGCCAAACGCATCGCCGCGGGCGAGCGCCGCGCCCTTGCCCGCGCGATCACGCTGGTGGAAAGCGGCCGCGCCGATCACCGCGCGCAGGCGACCGAATTGCTGGCCACGCTTGGCACCGGGCGCGAGGCGCTGCGCATCGGTCTTTCGGGCACGCCGGGGGTGGGTAAATCCACCTTTATCGAAAGCTTTGGCAAGATGCTGACGGCGGATGGCAAACGGGTGGCGGTGCTGGCGGTTGATCCGTCCTCGGCGCGCTCGGGCGGCTCGATCCTGGGGGACAAGACGCGTATGGACGAGCTGGCGCGCGATCCCAATGCCTTTATCCGCCCGTCGCCCAGCCAGACCCATCTGGGCGGCGTGGCGCGCCGCACGCGCGAGGCGGTGGCGCTGTGCGAGGCGGCGGGGTTTGACGTGGTGCTGATCGAAACCGTGGGTGTGGGCCAGTCAGAGACAGTCGTGGCGCAGATGTCGGATCTGTTCTTGCTGCTGCTGGCGCCTGCGGGGGGCGACGAATTGCAGGGCGTCAAACGCGGCATCATGGAGATGGCGGACCTGATCGTCATCAACAAGGCGGACGGCGATCTGAAGGCGACGGCGGTGCGTACGCAGGCCGATTACGCAGGCGCGCTGCGGCTGCTGCGCAAACGCGCGCAGGATCCCGACGGCTACCCCCGGGCGATGACCGTTTCGGCGTTGGAAAACCGCGGATTGCCGGAGGCGTGGGACGCGCTGCAAGAGCTGGCGGGCTGGCGCCGCGCGCACGGGTTTTGGGAGGCAACGCGGGCCGGGCAGGCGCGCTATTGGTTCGAGGAAACAGTCAAGGCGGCGCTGCTGGCGCAGCTTGAGACGCCGCAGGCGCGGGCCGATCTGGCCGCGCTGTCGCAGGCCGTGGCCGAGGGCACGCGGGAGCCTACCTCGGCGGCGCGCGATTTTGTGCAGGCTCTGGGCAAGAGCGCCGCGCAATCGGGTTGACCCGGCACGCGATTCCCCCTAAAGCCAGCGAACGAAATTCGGGGTCGCGCGGGGCGTGGCCTGTCAACGTCGTGGCGCCGCACCCGCGCGCCGCCCAAAAACAAGAGGTAACGCCCATGTCGCGCCGCTGCGAACTGACCGGAAAAGGCCCGATGACGGGCAACAACGTCTCCCACGCGAAGAACCGTACACGCCGTCGGTTCCTGCCCAACCTGAACGACACCACGCTGGCGTCCGAAGCGCTGGGCCGCAACTTCAAACTGCGGATCTCGGCGCACGCGCTGCGCTCGGTCGATCACCGCGGCGGTCTGGACAAGTTTCTGGCGAAAGCGAAAGACAGCGATCTGTCGGACAACGCGCTGAAGATCAAGAAAGCGATCGCGAAGTCCGGCTCGGAAGCGGACGTTCTGTCCTAATTCGGTTGACGTGATTTTTGCGGCCCCGGTCTGATACGCTCAGCCCGGGGTCGTTTGCGTTTGGAGGGTTTGATGGCATCGCGGAACGTGATTGTGGCCGCCACGACGCTGATCGGTCTGTTGGCGGTTATCATGGCCGTTGTCTCGGTGAAGCTGTCGCCGCTCGATCAATCCGACGCAGGCTTCATCGTCGAGGCGCCGTATCTGCGCAGCAGCATGCCAAGCGCGCAGACGGCGGCGGCGTTTTTGACCCTGACAAACCAGACCGGGACCGACGACCGCCTGATCGGGGCAGCCAGCCCGATTGCCTCTGCCGTGGCGCTGCACCGCCATAGCGAGGACGGCGCAGGCGTGATGCGCATGTCGCAGATTGCGGGGGGATCGACCTGCCGGACGGGGGGAGCCACGTCTTTGCCCGCGCGGGCGATCATTTGATGTTCACCGGGCTGAGCGCACCCCTTGAGCAGGGGCAGATCGTGGATGTGACGCTGAGTTTTGAAGAGGCGGGCGAGATTACGATCAAGGTGCCCGTGGATCAGGAGCGCTAGGACAGGATTTCGTCCACCCAGGCGGTCACGGTCTGGGTCGCGGGGCCAAGGCGCGCGCTGTCGAACTGCGAGCCGACGGCGGAGCGTTCCAGATTGATCTCCACCGTTTCGGCGCCGGCCCGCGCCGCTTCGGCCACGAACCCCGCCGCCGGGTAGACATTGCCAGAGGTGCCGATGGCCGCAAAGACATCGCAGCGGCCTAATGTCTCGAATATCCGGTCCATCTGATAGGGCATCTCGCCGAACCAGACGATGTCGGGCCGCGCGGCGGCCGCGCCGCAGGACGGGCAGGCATCGCCCACGGCCATGGTCATCGGTGCGGGCCAGCGGTGATCGCAGGCCGCGCACAACGCCGAATTGAGCGCGCCGTGCATGTGGATCAGATTTTGCGAGCCGCCGCGCTCGTGCAGATCGTCGACATTCTGCGTGACCACCAGCACCTCGCCATCGTGCTCGGCCTCCAGCCGCGCGAGGGCGCGGTGCGCGGCGTTTGGCTGGGCGGCGGCGGCGGTGGCGCGCCGGGCGTTGTAGAAATCGACGACCAGCTTGGGATCCTTGGCAAAGCCTTCGGGGGTGGCGACGTCTTCGACCCGGTGTTGTGCCCACAGGCCGGTTTCGGCGCGGAATGTCTCGATCCCGCTTTCGGCGGAGATACCCGCTCCGGTCAGAATGACGATGGTGCTCATGGCGGGCTCCGTCTGGATTAGGAAAGGTGGAACTGGCCGTCGAGCCAGGGCATCTGTTCGATTGCGGGCGCGACGATCCGGCGTTCGACCAGCCCGCGCACGGCGGCGGCGATATCTGCGGGCACGTCACCGGCCCAATCGCGCGTCGTAAAAAGCGAGATCTGGCGCGCGGCCCCGGCACCGGGCAGGGGGTGTGCCGTCAACTTCTCGTGGAAGCGCGACGCGCGCATGAATCCCGCGGGCGTCGTGATGGTCCAGCCGATGCCTTGAGCGACCATGGCCATCAGGGCCAAATGGCTGCCGATCTCGAAACGGGCGGGCAGGATCGCGGTTTCCATCTTGAGATAGCTTTCAATCTGTCGGGCGATCAATTGCTCGCTTGAGTACCGCAGGAACGGCAGCGCAGCCCCGCCGCGCAGAAAGGTTGGCGCGTCGCACTGCGCGCCCTTGGGGGTAATCACGATGAACGGATCGCGCGCGATCTTGTATTCCATCAGCGTGTCGCGGTCATTGGTGGCGCTGGCGCAGATCGCCATATGCAATTGCTCGTCGCGCACCATGTCCAGCAAATCACTGCTGCTGTCAGTGAGCATCTTGAACCGGCAGCCCTGAAGGCTCTCGGCGAGGATCAGCGACAGGCGCGGGGTCACGTCATCGTCAAAATCGTCGATCACCCCAAGGCTCAGATCCTTGAGATGGGCAAGATCCATCACGCTGACCTCGGCGGTGGCCAGACGCAATTCCGACAGCGCAGCGGTCGCGCGCCGCAGAAAGCTTTTGCCCGCGGGCGTCAGTCGCATGGGGCGGCGTGCGTGATCGACCAGCTTGACCGCCAGCGCCTTTTCGAGATTGCGCATCTGCTGGCTGACCGCCGGTTGGCTCAGGCCGGTTTCCTGCGCCGCCTGCGCGACAGAGCCCGAACGGGCGAGTGCCTCGAAAACCTCGAGGCCGCGCAGACTGATCCCTTTGATTTGCATAAATTCGCCTTTGAACAGAATACGTTGACTGTGCCATTCATCTTCGGCGGCGTCTACGGCAAACCTGTACTTGCGGGCGCCGCGCGCGGCTGACAGAGTTGCGCTGCAGTCACGAGGGAACACCATGAGAGTCGCCACCGCCGCCTATCCGCTGGATCAGTTCACCTCATGGTCGCAGGTTGAGGAAAAGCTGACGACATGGGTCGCGCAAGCCGCCGGGCAGGGCGCGGAGCTGTTGGTCTTTCCCGAATACGGCGCGATGGAGCTGGCAACGCTGGACGGGCCGCAGGTTGCGGGTGATCTTGAGGCATCGCTCTACGCGGTGTCGGAAAAGCTGGCGGAGGTGGACGCGCTGCACGCGCGGCTTGCAGCGCAGTACGGTGTGCACATCGTTGCGGCCTCGGGTCCGGCGGCGACGGACACACGACCTGTGAACCGCGCGCGTCTGATCACGCCGGGCGGCGCGGTCGGTGTGCAGGACAAACAGATCATGACCCGGTTCGAACGCGAAGTCTGGGGGGTGATCGGGGGCGGTCCGCTTCAGGTTTTCGACACTGTGCTGGGGCGCATTGGTATCCTCATCTGCTACGACAGCGAGTTCCCGCTGCTGGGCCGCGCCTTGCAAAGCTGCGACATCATCTGCGTGCCGTCCGTGACCGAAGCGCTTGCGGGCTACTGGCGTGTGCGCACGGGGGCGATGGCACGTGCGCTGGAAAACCAATGCGTGACGGTGATGTCATCGGTGGTCGGGCAGGCCGAATGGTCAGAGGCGCTGGGCAGCTGTGTGGGTACGGGTGGCGTTTTTGGCCCGCCCGATACGGGATTTCCGCCCACCGGCGTTCTGGCCGTCGGAGAGATCGGGGCCCCCGGCTGGACCTACGCGGACATTGACCTCGATGCGATTGCACGGGTGCGCGCGGACGGCGTCGTCTTGAACCGCGCGCATTGGGTCGAGCAGACCGGGCGCGACGCTGCGGCCACTAATGTGGTACTGCGCTGAGTTCCCCCTTGAAAATCTGGCAGAATGCGATCATTTAAGCGCGTGCCCCGCTGATGGGGCGTTGTTACAGGAGAGACCATGGCCAAGGAAGACACGCTCGAATTTCCCGGTGTCGTCAAGGAACTCCTGCCTAACGCGACATTTCGGGTCGAGCTTGAGAACGGCCATGAGATCATCGCGCATACGGCAGGAAAGATGCGCAAGAACCGGATCCGCGTTCTGGCAGGCGACAAGGTGCAGGTCGAGATGACCCCCTACGACCTGACCAAAGGGCGCATCAACTACCGCTTTAAATAACGCCTGCGGGCCTTGGGGGCCGCTATGGCATTCATTCTGGGATCGGGATCACCGCGCAGGCGCGAATTGCTCGCGCAGATCGGTGTGGTGCCCGATGACATCCGCCCGCCCGATATCGACGAGGATCCCCACGCAGCCGAGCTGCCGCGCCCCTATTGCCAGCGCATCACCCGCGAAAAGGTCGCCGCCGTTCAGGCGGCGCCGGGGGATGTAGTGCTGTGCGCCGATACGACGGTGGCGCTGGGGCGGCGGATCCTTGGAAAGCCCGCAGACCGCGCCGAGGCAGAGGCGTTTTTGCGCTTGCTGTCGGGGCGGCGGCACCGGGTCATCACCGCCGTGGCAGTACGCCGGGATGCGCAGCTGTGGCAGCGCGATGTGGTCAGCACCGTGCGCATGAAAGTACTGTCCGAGGCCGAGATCACCGGATACCTCGATACGGATGACTGGCCGGGCAAGGCCGGCGGCTACGCCATCCAAGGACCTGCGGGCGCGCTGATCCCTTGGATTTCGGGCAGTTTCACCGGCATCGTCGGGCTGCCCCTGGCCGAAACGGCGGGCCTGTTGCAGGCCGCAGGCATCCCCATCTACGGAGAACGCGCATGAAGGGCCGTACCATCATTCTCGACCATCTCGGCGATGTGGAGGCGGCGGCCCTCATGGTCGACGGCCAGCTCGACGATCTGCTGATCGACTCCCCCGATGCGCCGCGCGTCGGCATGATCTACCGTGCCATCGCCGATCGCCCGGTCAAGGGGCAGGGAGGCATGTTCCTGAAAACCCCCGACGGATCCGCGTTTCTGCGCCAGATCAAGGGGCTGGCACCCGGTCAGCCGATATTGGTTCAGGTCTCTGGATTTGCCGAGCCGGGCAAGGCTGTGCCGGTCACGCAAAAGCTGCTTTTCAAAAGCCGCTTTGCCATCGTCACGCCCGAGGCGCCGGGGCTCAACATCTCCCGCAGTATCCGCGACGAGGCCGAGCGGGACCGACTGCTCGAAATCGCGCATGACGCGGCTGCAGAGGCGCCGCATGGCTTGATCCTGCGCTCGTCCTGCGCAGGCGCCGGGGCGGAGGAGATTGCAGAGGACATCACCGCCATGCTGTCACTCGCCGATGCGGTGCTGGAGGATGCAGGTACCGACCCGGAGACGCTGACCGAAGGGGACGGCCCGCACACGATCGCATGGCGCGACTGGACAGGTCCCGCCGATATCGAGACCGAGCCGGGCGGGTTCGAGACCCACGGCGTTCTGGATGCGCTTGAGGCCCTGCGCGGGGCTGCGGTGCCCCTGGGCGCGGGCGCGTCGATGTATGTGGAGCCCACCCGCGCGCTCGTGGCGGTGGACGTGAATACCGGGCGCGACGCCTCGCTCGCGGCGGGGATCAAGGCGAACATGGCCTGCGCCCGCGCGCTTCCCCGCGCCCTGCGTTTGCGCGGTCTCGGCGGCCAGATCACACTCGACCTCGCGCCGATGCCAAAAAAGGACCGTCGCCCGTTCGAGACCGCCCTGCGCGCGGCGTTTCGGTCGGATGACGTGGATACGACGCTGGTCGGCTGGACCCCGCTGGGCCACTACGAGCTGCAGCGCAAGCGGGCGCGCGCACCGCTGGCGGAGGTGCTCTAATGGCCTGCCCGATCTGCGA
Protein-coding regions in this window:
- a CDS encoding carbon-nitrogen hydrolase family protein, encoding MRVATAAYPLDQFTSWSQVEEKLTTWVAQAAGQGAELLVFPEYGAMELATLDGPQVAGDLEASLYAVSEKLAEVDALHARLAAQYGVHIVAASGPAATDTRPVNRARLITPGGAVGVQDKQIMTRFEREVWGVIGGGPLQVFDTVLGRIGILICYDSEFPLLGRALQSCDIICVPSVTEALAGYWRVRTGAMARALENQCVTVMSSVVGQAEWSEALGSCVGTGGVFGPPDTGFPPTGVLAVGEIGAPGWTYADIDLDAIARVRADGVVLNRAHWVEQTGRDAAATNVVLR
- the infA gene encoding translation initiation factor IF-1, with the protein product MAKEDTLEFPGVVKELLPNATFRVELENGHEIIAHTAGKMRKNRIRVLAGDKVQVEMTPYDLTKGRINYRFK
- a CDS encoding Maf family protein; protein product: MAFILGSGSPRRRELLAQIGVVPDDIRPPDIDEDPHAAELPRPYCQRITREKVAAVQAAPGDVVLCADTTVALGRRILGKPADRAEAEAFLRLLSGRRHRVITAVAVRRDAQLWQRDVVSTVRMKVLSEAEITGYLDTDDWPGKAGGYAIQGPAGALIPWISGSFTGIVGLPLAETAGLLQAAGIPIYGERA
- a CDS encoding ribonuclease E/G, which produces MKGRTIILDHLGDVEAAALMVDGQLDDLLIDSPDAPRVGMIYRAIADRPVKGQGGMFLKTPDGSAFLRQIKGLAPGQPILVQVSGFAEPGKAVPVTQKLLFKSRFAIVTPEAPGLNISRSIRDEAERDRLLEIAHDAAAEAPHGLILRSSCAGAGAEEIAEDITAMLSLADAVLEDAGTDPETLTEGDGPHTIAWRDWTGPADIETEPGGFETHGVLDALEALRGAAVPLGAGASMYVEPTRALVAVDVNTGRDASLAAGIKANMACARALPRALRLRGLGGQITLDLAPMPKKDRRPFETALRAAFRSDDVDTTLVGWTPLGHYELQRKRARAPLAEVL